Sequence from the Seonamhaeicola sp. ML3 genome:
CGAACGCCATTATTTTTACGTTCTTCCTTACTTGCTTCTAAACAAATATCCCAAAGGGTTTTGGTCTTTTCGGTAGGTCCAACTAAAAATTTCTCATCTCCGTAATATGGTGTTACGTTATTAGTGACGAAATTTCTAACATCGATAGTGTTATTCCAAACACCATTTTTAAATGCTTTTACTTCCATTTTTAATATATTTTTATTTACCTTCTAATTGTTACACCAAATTTAGTCCCTAATACTAAGGTTTAAACTGATATTTGTCATATATAGAGCGATTAACACTTTATCTATCAATACTTTTAGCATTTTGAATATTTAACAAAAAACACACCTGTTCGTTTTCACTTTATCATAAAAAAAAGAGAAAAATTGTTATATTATTATTAAAGAAGCCTTAATAAATCCTATTTATTTCATATTTTGTTGCTCTACATTAGAAAAAATTGAAACAACTCACCAACTAAATAGGGTTAATATGCTCCCAAATATTTCGAGGTGAGCTATATCTGTTTAAAAAAGAAAATACATTTAGGCAAATGAAAGAGGTTACTAGAATTTTTGATTTCCCGAAATATCAACAGGAAAAATTTGCACTTGACAAAGCATTTACCTCCAAATACGATGGTAAATGGGTTAGCATATCTTCCCAAGAATATATAAATCAAGCTAATAAAATTAGTAGAGGTTTATTGCGAATGGGAATAAAGCCTAACGATAAAATTGCTATAATCTCTACCACTAATCGTACAGAATGGAATATTCTTGATATTGGGGTTTTACAACTGGGGGCTCAAAATGTTCCTATATACCCTACTATTTCCAAAGAAGAGTATGAATATGTTTTAAATCACTCTGAAGCCATATACTGTTTTGTCTCAGACGAAACCATTCTAGAGAAACTAAATCAAATAAAAGGTAACACCAAACTAAAGGAGGTCTACACCTTTAATGATATTGAAGGAGAAAAGAACTGGAAAGAAGTTCTTGATTTAGGTGAAGACGACTCTAACCAAAAGGATGTTGAAAAAGCCAAAGACAATGTGAAACCCGAAGATTTAGCTACCTTAATTTATACTTCGGGAACAACTGGAACCCCAAAAGGTGTTATGTTATCTCATAACAATTTGGTTTCTAACGTACTCGATAGTTCTTCAAGAGTTCCTATGGAACACGGAAAAGCCTCGGCGCTGAGTTTTTTACCTATTTGCCACGTGTTTGAACGTATGATTTTATACCTATATCAATATTGTGGTATAGAAATATACTTTGCCGAAAGTATTGAAACAATAAGCGACAACCTAAAGGAAGTTAAACCTTTCATCATGACTGCGGTGCCTCGTCTATACGAAAAGGTATATGATAAAATTATAGCCAAAGGTGCAGAACTTAAAGGCATTAAAAAAATGCTATTCTTTTGGGCCGTGAACTTGGGATTAAAATTCGAACCTTATGGAAAAAATGGCTGGTGGTACGAATTTAAATTAAAGATAGCACGAAAACTCATTTTCAGTAAATGGAAAGAAGGTCTGGGCGGTAACCTTAACACACTGGTATCTGGAAGTGCCGCTTTGCAACCAAGGCTGATTAGAATTTTCTCTGCGGCAGAAATGCCAATTCTGGAGGGCTACGGGCTTACAGAAACATCGCCTGTTATCTCTGTTAACTGTCCGTTTAATATGGGGATTAGAATAGGAACTGTTGGACGAATCATTGATAACGTAGAGGTGAAAATCGCCGATGACGGTGAAATTTTAGTAAAAGGCCCCAACGTTATGATGGGCTATTATAAAGACCCAGAGAGAACAGCTGATGTAATGACGGGAGATTATTTTCATACCGGAGACATTGGAGAAATCAACGATGATAATTTCTTAAAAATAACCGATCGTAAAAAAGATATGTTTAAAACATCTGGGGGGAAATATATTGTTCCCGCTATGTTAGAAAATCAATTTAAACAATCCAGGTTTATAGAACAAATCATGGTTATTGGCGAAGGTAAAAAAATGCCTGCAGCACTTATTCAAATCAATTACGAGTTCGTAGAGGAATGGGCCAGAAGACATGATATTACTTTCGAATCTAACGAAGCAATTATAAAAAGTGAAGTGCTTCATGAACGTATTCAAGAAGAAATCGACGAGGCCAACGCAAACTTTGGAAAGTGGGAACAAATAAAAAAGTTTGAGATAACTCCCGATGTTTGGACTATCGAAGACGGTCACCTTACACCAACAATGAAAATGAAACGTAAAGTGATAAAGGAAAAATACAGTAGCCTTATCGAAAAAATATACAACAGCTAAACTTAGATTAATGGAAGAGACATTTCCTTTTCCATGCTCATAGTTAATATCTTACAGCCTCTTCAACATTATCTTAAATTTCGTTATATATATTAAAAATATTATGCATGCATAATATTTTTTTTTATATTTGGGTTATAACGACCAACCAATGAAAGATAAAACGATTGATTATGTACTAAGAACCACTTGGCTTACGGTTCAGAAAATGTACAATGAGGAAGCGGCGAAATTTGAAAGTACTATGGCAACAGGTTTTACGCTATTGAGCATCGACCCAGAAGAAGGCACACCTTCTACGTCATTAGGCCCAAAAATGGGTATGGAAGCCACCAGTTTGTCAAGAACTTTAAAGACAATGGAAAAAAGAGGCTTAATTGAAAGACACCCTAACCCCAACGATGGTAGAGGCGTAATTATAAAATTAACTCCATTTGGTCGCGAAAAACGAGACTATTCAAGAGAAAAAGTATTGACTTTTAATGAGGTCGTTAGAAAGAATGTGTCGCAGGAAAAAATGGAACATTTTTATGAAGTAGCCGAGCTTATTGTGGATATGGTATCGAACAAAAAAATTTATAACAAAAAATAAATTAGTTTATACAAATGGGTAAACGACTTATAAAAAAAGTTGCTGTTATTGGTTCAGGAATTATGGGAAGTGGTATTGCTTGTCATTTTGCCAACATTGGTGTTGAAGTTTTACTTCTCGATATAGTTCCAAGAGAACTCAATGACATTGAAAAATCTAAAGGACTCACTTTACAAGATAAAGTTGTTAAAAACAGACTTGTTAATGATGCTCTGAAAAAGACTTTAAAATCTAAACCATCTCCTATTTATC
This genomic interval carries:
- a CDS encoding long-chain fatty acid--CoA ligase, which produces MKEVTRIFDFPKYQQEKFALDKAFTSKYDGKWVSISSQEYINQANKISRGLLRMGIKPNDKIAIISTTNRTEWNILDIGVLQLGAQNVPIYPTISKEEYEYVLNHSEAIYCFVSDETILEKLNQIKGNTKLKEVYTFNDIEGEKNWKEVLDLGEDDSNQKDVEKAKDNVKPEDLATLIYTSGTTGTPKGVMLSHNNLVSNVLDSSSRVPMEHGKASALSFLPICHVFERMILYLYQYCGIEIYFAESIETISDNLKEVKPFIMTAVPRLYEKVYDKIIAKGAELKGIKKMLFFWAVNLGLKFEPYGKNGWWYEFKLKIARKLIFSKWKEGLGGNLNTLVSGSAALQPRLIRIFSAAEMPILEGYGLTETSPVISVNCPFNMGIRIGTVGRIIDNVEVKIADDGEILVKGPNVMMGYYKDPERTADVMTGDYFHTGDIGEINDDNFLKITDRKKDMFKTSGGKYIVPAMLENQFKQSRFIEQIMVIGEGKKMPAALIQINYEFVEEWARRHDITFESNEAIIKSEVLHERIQEEIDEANANFGKWEQIKKFEITPDVWTIEDGHLTPTMKMKRKVIKEKYSSLIEKIYNS
- a CDS encoding MarR family winged helix-turn-helix transcriptional regulator; translation: MKDKTIDYVLRTTWLTVQKMYNEEAAKFESTMATGFTLLSIDPEEGTPSTSLGPKMGMEATSLSRTLKTMEKRGLIERHPNPNDGRGVIIKLTPFGREKRDYSREKVLTFNEVVRKNVSQEKMEHFYEVAELIVDMVSNKKIYNKK